In Candidatus Poribacteria bacterium, the genomic window AGTTGCCCCGCCTGAAACCAGGGGAGCTTAATCCACCCTTTAAAAATATCATCTCGCTTAGGGGCAGACCGGAAAAGATCGCTTTTCGCCATCCATGGGGGGAGGGATCAGGTGAACATGAGGGGACGGTTTATATGGGCGAAGCTGATTTTCATCGCTATGGTGATCGTGCCATTGAACAATCTGTGGGTGATGGACACCGGCGTGGTCGGACACGGCGTGAATTTCACGCGCGTCTCCCTCTTTATGAACACCATCTTCGTCATCTTCGTGTTGACCTTCCTGAACGTCCCTTTGAAGCGGTTTCTGCCCTCATTATCCGTGACGAAGGGGGAGATGTTGCTTCTATACGCCATGTTATGCGTCTCATCCGGTATAGCCGGGTTTGATATAATCCAGAGGCTCTATCCGTTGTTGGGTCACGCCTTTTATTTCGCCACGCCGGAGAACGAGTGGGCGGAGCTCATCCATCCCTATGTCCCCAAATGGCTTGTGGTCACCGATAGATCGGTCTTAGATGGATATTACAAAAGGGGATTTTTCTACAGAACCCTTTACAGGGAGGAGTACATAAGGGCATGGCTCGTTCCCTCTATAGCATGGTCGAGTGTGGTCATAGCGGTCGTTCTATGCATGCTTTGCATGAACCTGTTGATCCGCCGGCAGTGGACGGAACACGAGAGGCTCGCATATCCTTTAGCTCAAATTCCGATGGAGATAATAGATGGGGAGATCAACCTCTTCAGATCGAAGCTGTTATGGATAGGCTTCGCCGTATCGGGGGGTAGAGATCTGATAAACGGCCTCCATTACCTGTTTCCGATCATCCCGACCATACTGTACGGACGGTTCATGTTGAGTCAATACTTCACGACCAAACCGTGGAACGCCCTGGGATGGGTTCCGATCGAGTTCCATCCCTTTGCGATAGGTCTGGCCTATTTCATGCCCCTGGACATGGCCTTTTCCACATGGTTTTTCTACTGGTTCTGGCGCTTTGAGAGGGTGTTCGGAAGCGTCATAGGCGTGAAGGCCCTACGAGGATTCCCGTTCGTATGGCAGCAGTCCATAGGGGTTTGCCTCGCGATATTGCTCTTCGTCCTGTGGATGTACCGGTTTCAGGCGTTGAGAATCCTAAAAAGCCTCCTGGGATATCCCGACAAGGATCGGGATGAACTAAGAACGTGCAGATGGGCGATCCTGGGCTTCCTGCTCAGCTTCGGGTATCTCGTGGGATTCTGCTATTTTGCCGGGATGAAGGTGTGGGTCGCCTCGGCCTTTTTCCTCATCCTCCTCTCATTCTCGCTCGTCGTGACCCGCATCAGGGCGGAGATCGGATATCCGATGCACGATCTGGCCTTCCGGCCTGAGGATATCATGGTGACGGTTGTGGGAACGAGGCCGATCGGACCGGAAAATCTGACGATGTTCGGCTATCTGCATTTTCTCTCCTATGCCCACAGAAGCAACCCTCAACCCCATCAGCTCGAGGCGTTTAAGATAGCTGAGAGGGCGAAGCTCAAGATGGATAGACTTCTGATCCTGGGGATAATCCTGGCGATCGTCGTCGGCTCGCTCTCCGCCTGCTGGGCCTATCTGCATACCGCATATAGGTTCTGGGGGAGCACGTGGGACGGATGGCCCAATTTCAACAAGATCCAGAGATGGCTCAGCTACTCGCGCGGACCGAACGTGAGATCCATGATCTGGATGGGATTCGGCCTCCTCATGGGATTCTTCCTGATCACGATGCGTCGTCTCTTCATCTGGTGGCCCTTTCACGCAGCGGGATACGTGGTGGGCGGAACGTGGTCGCTGAACCTGCTCTGGTTCTCGATATTCATAAGCTGGTTGATCAAGTGGGTGATACTGAAATTCGGCGGACTGAGGATGCATCGAAAGGCAAGCGACTTCTTCATCGGCCTGGTTCTGGGACAGTTCGTCATGGCAAGCTTCTGGGGCCTTCTGGGAAGCATCATGGGGAGATATATGTATAGGTTCATCTGAGACTGGCAGCCCAGCGTCTCAGCTCCAGCTCCAATTTTTCGGCCACATCCCTGTGCTCCTCTATGACGTTATTCTGATCGTAATGGTCATCGGGACGATGATACAGTTCCGGCGGCCTGCTCCCATCTATGGGCAGTATGAACCTCCATTCCTGATCCTGCATGCTCCACTGTTGCCTGTAATGGCCTGAAAAGGCGTAATCCCTTACCTGTTCGATCTCACCCTTCATCAGGCCGAGCAGGCTAAATCCGTGCATGTTCACCTCTCTGCGGGCAACGGGCATATCCTGGGGGAAGGTCCCCGTCGAGCTAGGAGCCCTGAAGACGAGCGGCAGCGGAGTAGGTATCCCGGCCAGATCCAATATGGTGGGCATCATATCCACGGGCTGAACCAGCGCATCCACGACCTCGCCGTGTCCGAACTCCGGATGGCGGATGACCCAGGGTATCCGCACCAGCTCCTCGTAATTCCACGGCCTAGCCTTGCGAACTATCCCGTGCTCGCCGAACGGCTCCCCGTGGTCTGAGGTCCAGACTATGAGGGAGTTATCGTATAAGCCCAGATCCCGTATCGCATCGAGCAGCACACCTATCCACTTGTCGACGAAGCTCACCTCACCTGCATAGAGGGATCTAACCCGATTCAGCTCCTCCTGACTCAGATACCCCTCAACCGGGCCGGGCACGGGATCTATGAGATCCTTACCGGTATAGCCGGGCTCCTTGTACATCGATCTGAACGGCTCGGGCGGATCCCAGGGCTCATGCGGATCGAAACTGTCAACCCATAGGAACAGCTTGTCCTTACGTCCTCGATCCTTAACCTGATGCTCAAGCCACCTGATCGCCTCCTTCACCACACGTGGCGTGAACCAGTCCTCCTCGGACTTGAAGGTCGATCTGTTGCGGAGATACTGTTCGAATCGGGGTTTCCACAGATCATCGCTTTTATCGCCTCGGAGCTTATGCCATCTGGAGAGATCGACGGGTATATCCGGATCGACTATCCAGGGGTCATACTCCTGTCCGCGGACGAAGACCGTCGTATCGAAACCCCGGCCGCAGTTGTAGATGGGTTTATGCATGTGATAGGTATCGGTGATAAGCGCCGAGGTATATCCCTTATCCCAGAGCACCTCCGCCAGCAGGTAATCGGAGTGCTCGAATTGCTGCCATCCCCGAAACGGGAATTGGGTCCTTCCCGTCCACAGGTTGGTTCTGTTAGGGATGGTGGGCAGGCTCTCGCTGTATGCGTGTGCGAACAGCGTCCCCTCCTTCGCCAATCGATCGAAGTTGGGCGTTTCGACCTTTCTGCCGGCGTAGGAGCAAACCTCAATCCCTCCCACGCCGTCGTATGCCCCGCAGTGATCTGCGCGTAAGCTATCGGTGAGAATAACTATTACGTTCATTTTCCCCTCCTTTTCGATGGAATATTACTCACGGATGCATGTCTCTCGACTCATGGTAAGGTCAGGCTGCCCAGGATGACAGTCATCGAAGCGCCGGTGGCTGATGGCAGATTACCGGCAAGCCCCATAACGGTCCGATGTGCCAGGACGGCGAAGGCTATGGCTTCTTTACCATCGGCCGGAATTCCGATCTCATCGCTGCGCCGCAGGTCTGCCGGTTTCAATCGTTCCCATAGCATCGCCATCAGAGTCGGATTGTTCGCTCCGCCGCCGCTGAGGATGATTTCGTCCACCTGCCCGACCTTTGACGTTACGAATCGCCGGACGGCATCGGCGATGCTTTCCGCGGTCCAGGCCGCCAACGTGGCAATGACATCACAGGGCGCCATATCCCGGTGTTCCGCACGAGATAACACCTCCTGCAGGAACGCCGCGCCGAACATCTCACGCCCCGTTGACTTCGGCGGAGGCTGTCGCAGGAAGGGATGAGACATGAGCCAGTCCAGCAAGTGCCGATCAACTCTGCCTTGCTTCGCCCATGTGCCATCCCTGTCGAAAGCTTGTGTCCCACCGGAAAAGTGCCTCACAGCGCCGTCTATGAGCATGTTGCCCGGACCCGTGTCAAAGGCGAATACCTCCTCCAAGGTCGCCTTTGCGGGCAGCACCGTTATGTTAGCGATGCCTCCGATGTTAAGGGCGAGGCGGCTTTTACGGGCATGACGCAAAAACAACCAGTCCACCAGCGGCACCAAAGGCGCTCCCTGTCCGCCCGCCGCTATGTCCTTTCCCCGGAAGTGGCTCACTACAGGCACTCCCGTTCGGTATGCGATGACCCCAGGTTCACCGATCTGCAACGTACCTCCCCCTGACGGCAGGTGACGGACGGTTTGACCATGGCTGCCGATGAGGTGTACCTGTCTCATGGACAACCCGGCGATCTCGATCACCTGCATAGCCGCTTCGGCGAACTTCTCCCCCAGTGCGAAGTTAAGTTGGCAGAGCATCCCCACATCACCATCGTGTGAAACCCGCAACACCGCCTCTCGAATCTCATCGGGATAGGGCAGAGTCAGGAACGCTATGGCCTCCACCCGTTCCGGCTCGCCCCCGATGATGTTCACCAGAGCGGCGTCCACGCCATCGGCGGAGGTGCCGGAGATCAAGCCGATGACTAACCGTTCATCTCCACTCGCATAATCCGACAACCAACGCCATCCATCCGGAAGCATCGCCTTTCACCCCAGCGATGCGTGATAGATGTGTGCTCGGCCGCCCGTCGCAGCGCCAACGGAGGGGGTCGGGTGCAGCGGAGGTTAGACGGTGTTGTCATCCGTCCAAACGACTCGCTCTATTCTTGAATCTGAAGCCACTGACCGATTCCAGCGGAAGCGAAATGTACTGGCTGTTTGGAAACCTAACTCCCGGACTACTTCATAAGGCACCTTCAGGACCGTAAGCACCTCAAACGAGGAGTTTAAGAACACGAGCACCAAGAAATCAAATCGATCCGTAATATTGCGAATATCAAAAGAGGTATTCTGATGTAGGTTCTTTACAAGACGCGACTTGATTTGATAAATATGACCTGCATTGCCTCAAGCGTCTATTGCCTTCTCAACGCCTGAGGCTGCAAGTTGCAATCTCAGCACTTTGGCGGCTACCCACTCAGCATAGTCGGCCTGAAGCGTTCAATCCGAACGAAGGATTCCAAGCTGCTTTAAGCCATCTCGCGCTGCCAAATAGCAACGAATGAAGTACTTTCCAATAGTGAAGATCTGTTGTGCTTCCTCGGTGTTTAGCTGGAGATGTTTCATTGTTAGACCTTATCCGTACTCCACGTCATTGCGACTGCTTAACGATAAGTGTCAGCGGCTGGCGAGCCGAGCGTAGCGAGGCGAAGCCAATCCGCTGCACACAGGGTTGGGCAACTATATTGCACACTCTCATTGCCCCGAAGCGCAAAGCCTTATCAGAATTGCGTCGCCTCGCATGGAACTATTCACTGTCACACCACACGGGCCATTTCTCTTGCAACCATTTAGATTGCACCCACTCTTGTTTGGCAGGCACAAGCCTTCCACTATTGTGAGGAAGGCGTTGAATATTTCCGCAGACTGCGAGTGCTTTCTTCAGATCACTTGTATCAATCGCCTTTTTTAGAGTAAGAAGTTGTCTCGTAATATCACCCCATCTGCTTCCACCATATGAAGACAGCCAGCGGTAATTCAGAAATATATCAAGCACTTCCTGTGGGGCTAGTCCTGAAAGCTCTCGGTATATCGCAATGATAGCATTGGTGTCATTTATAGTCACAGCCTGGAACGGAACAGAGGATTTTAACCTCTTTCTGTTCTTCTGACATTTCCTCGCAGCGCCAAAATATGGAGAAGTTTCATCAATCAAACATTTAGCTTCAGAGTCTGTTGGAGGGCCTATATGCCGTATCTCCCTATAAATCGCGTGTGTCAGATTACGAAAATAACACCAGACATATTCCCATTGTTCATTTTCTTCCATAGTCTCACTTCCTTGGCAAATGAAACTCCCCGCCGCAAGCGATGGGGCATCCTGCGTGATTTTCGTGACACATGCTGGCTTATTGCCTAACGGCTTGCGCGTCAGCCGCCGTTATAGAGCACAACGGAACAGTTGTCGGCTGCACGCGCTTGTTATGATGCGGCACGACTTTCGTCCACATCATCTGCTCTCTTGGTCATCCCTCTCAACAGGATATAGGAATTTAAGAATCTCTCTTACATCGAACAGGCTTGCTCGGGCAGCCTGTTTAAAGGCGTCAACTCTTGAATGGCTGACGCGACCTCTTGCAAAGGAGATCGAAATAGTTTCACCGTCGCCCATGAGCCTCCCATCACTGGTAATGTTCCTTGACAGGTCCTCAATCGGCTTGATCTCATGTTCTTCCCCAGTATGATAGAGTAGAGATTCAGGACGGTTAGTCTGAATATTAGCGTGGATCACATCATTCCGTCGGATATTCACAGATTTGGCTTTCGCAACCAAAGATTTCGAGAGAACTCCGATCTTGCCGCATTTATCAATAATCGGACCCAGCGTGGATGAGGTAGACTGATCCCTCCTATAAAGCTCGTACTTGAGAGCGAGCTCGAGCACGGTGGCGCATAGGAGAATACAAGCCCGAAACTGCCCGTACACGTAGCACCAAGCAGCCTCTTCCCAAGTTTGTGAGATTGAGATTTCAAGAGCCATCTTGATGTATTCGTCCTCAGTGTCTGCCTGTTGAACGAAATGTGGACGATAAGCAAGCTCAGTGCCCCCAACACCTAGACCTCCGACTTCATTCAGGCGCATGGACCATTCAGAACTATGATACTCAGCTATTTTCATTAACCTTTCCCGCAAGTCAGGCATTATGATGTCTTCACCTCTTTTAGCGTTTCGTCCGTCTGTAATCCTTTCAAATGCTTGCCTAATGATAAGCGTCAATAGCTAGTTCCCTTACAGCATCACTTGCCATTATACCCGGAAATGCCCTCCCTGAACAGAAGAAGTTGGTGCATTCCTTCCGTGTATTTCACAACCTGTCGCTCCGCAAGTATTCGCGTGATGCTGTTCTCCTTACCCAAGACTCGCGCTAGGGCTGCTAAGTTAAGCAAGTTGAGAAGACGAGCCGTAATTGGGCGCTTCGCGTCCCAGAAGATAAAAGCCGACAGAAATTCTCTGGCGGGCTCGGATGTAACAAGCTCATGGAGTGTGCGACATTCCTCTTCAGATTGGCACGGGAAAAAGTAACACGTATCGTCGAGAACCACTGGACGCCCCTGAAAAGGCGGTACTTGAACAAAATCGAGTTTCTTATATAACCCTGAGATAGCAACTTTCCACGGGGCAAAGGAATATGGCCCGATCCCAAAGATTGAGAAGCGGGGACGGTTCTTGTATATGGAACTTCTCCTTTTGTCCAGAAGATGCGCATGGGCTACAAGATAATTCCATGTCTTGGGAGCGTCAGTTTGCAGGTGGCTTGTATCTTCCTCCATTGTCCTCTGTGGAACAAGCAGCCATCGCCGGGGAGCTCTATGCGCCACAAGATCGGAGCTTTTTAGCAGAGGGAAAAGCACATCAGGTTCAACATCAACATATTCTCCAAGACCATTAACCAGTTTGTCGTTGTCCAAGCGCAATTCAAATACCTTGCTGGCATCGTGCTTTATTCCCGACCGCCAGCCTCTCAATCCACTCCCCGCTAGGTTTTTCCATTTCTCGTACAAGCGGACATTG contains:
- a CDS encoding sulfatase-like hydrolase/transferase; translation: MNVIVILTDSLRADHCGAYDGVGGIEVCSYAGRKVETPNFDRLAKEGTLFAHAYSESLPTIPNRTNLWTGRTQFPFRGWQQFEHSDYLLAEVLWDKGYTSALITDTYHMHKPIYNCGRGFDTTVFVRGQEYDPWIVDPDIPVDLSRWHKLRGDKSDDLWKPRFEQYLRNRSTFKSEEDWFTPRVVKEAIRWLEHQVKDRGRKDKLFLWVDSFDPHEPWDPPEPFRSMYKEPGYTGKDLIDPVPGPVEGYLSQEELNRVRSLYAGEVSFVDKWIGVLLDAIRDLGLYDNSLIVWTSDHGEPFGEHGIVRKARPWNYEELVRIPWVIRHPEFGHGEVVDALVQPVDMMPTILDLAGIPTPLPLVFRAPSSTGTFPQDMPVARREVNMHGFSLLGLMKGEIEQVRDYAFSGHYRQQWSMQDQEWRFILPIDGSRPPELYHRPDDHYDQNNVIEEHRDVAEKLELELRRWAASLR
- a CDS encoding SAM-dependent DNA methyltransferase; the protein is MSDQRRRKVEFGDFQTPLNLAREVCVLIAQTGFRPASILEPTCGTGSFLRASLETFPDSLYVLGFEINPKYVERARNAVASVVPSHTYIEIHQSDFFLTDWSRVVEKLPEPILVIGNPPWVTNAELSALGSKNVPTKSNLDNLRGIDALTGKSNFDISEWMLRRNIEWLNGRDGLLAMLCKTTVARKVLVYAWQKELTIASASLYYLDAQKYFGAAVDACLLIIRAQPAGQNRECQVYASLHAELPTDVFGLRDGILVANVRLYEKWKNLAGSGLRGWRSGIKHDASKVFELRLDNDKLVNGLGEYVDVEPDVLFPLLKSSDLVAHRAPRRWLLVPQRTMEEDTSHLQTDAPKTWNYLVAHAHLLDKRRSSIYKNRPRFSIFGIGPYSFAPWKVAISGLYKKLDFVQVPPFQGRPVVLDDTCYFFPCQSEEECRTLHELVTSEPAREFLSAFIFWDAKRPITARLLNLLNLAALARVLGKENSITRILAERQVVKYTEGMHQLLLFREGISGYNGK
- a CDS encoding anhydro-N-acetylmuramic acid kinase, with the translated sequence MLPDGWRWLSDYASGDERLVIGLISGTSADGVDAALVNIIGGEPERVEAIAFLTLPYPDEIREAVLRVSHDGDVGMLCQLNFALGEKFAEAAMQVIEIAGLSMRQVHLIGSHGQTVRHLPSGGGTLQIGEPGVIAYRTGVPVVSHFRGKDIAAGGQGAPLVPLVDWLFLRHARKSRLALNIGGIANITVLPAKATLEEVFAFDTGPGNMLIDGAVRHFSGGTQAFDRDGTWAKQGRVDRHLLDWLMSHPFLRQPPPKSTGREMFGAAFLQEVLSRAEHRDMAPCDVIATLAAWTAESIADAVRRFVTSKVGQVDEIILSGGGANNPTLMAMLWERLKPADLRRSDEIGIPADGKEAIAFAVLAHRTVMGLAGNLPSATGASMTVILGSLTLP